Genomic DNA from Candidatus Shapirobacteria bacterium:
GGTAAAACTAATAAATTACCGTCTTTATAAAAAGACGATGGCCTTCTTTTCATTGTTTTCCCTGTTCTTTCAGACCTTCCTCCCTTTCACATATTTTGACACAAAAGGCATTTTTGCCGTTGACCCGGAGCCAACACCGATTGTCCAACAATCTCCCACCCCGATTTCCCAAGAGCAATTTCAAGAACCCACTTCTGTTCCAACCGAACCGACTGCCGTTCCGACCGAAGTACTCTCACCAACTGCACAACCCACTGTCGAACCAACTCTCGAGCCAACCTCAGCACCCACCGTTACCCCAACTGAAATTGAAGCACCCACCGGTATCCCCGTCCCAACTCCGACCGTTGTTGTAATTGATGTTACTTCTTCCCCCATTCCTCCCGTTGTCGAGCCAACGACCGAAGTTACTGACCCCGTTGAAACTCCTACCATTACCGCGGTCGTTGAACAAGTATGTTTAACCGATCAGGTTGTTAGGGATAGCGTCGACTCCGATTGGAATCGAAACGATACCACCGGTATTTCCGAAACTACAGGTAAAGTACAGCTCGGTGTCCGCTATTTATTTCCACAAGAAAATAAAGTTTCTGTTTTATTCACCTGTCTTCCAAAAGATGAATCACTTCGTACAAGTTTGAAGATTCAACAAATAAAAGCATCCGATCTCAAGCTCCCCCAAGGTATTAACCCGGCCACTGAATATGCCTACGACATTACTACCGGCATGAATGATGGCGTTTTTAAATATGACATCACTCTCCCCAAAGCAGAGGGTCAGTCAACAGATATTTCCTACATTGAAAAGTCCCCCCAAGACGCCACGACCAACCCCATCAGTCTTTCCGAAGTTAAGCAGATTGAAAACAATGTTACGCAGCAGGGAAGCGAGTTAATCAAGGCCACCAATGTCGATCACTTTACGATAATTCTTGCCACCAAGGCTTCTGACTTTACCACCAACAAATCGACTTACGCTCAAGGAGAAACTGTATATGTCAAAGCCACCGTCAGTGGCGGTGATTCTAACAAGTATTATCGTCTGGCCATCCTTTCTCCTAGTGCCGTCAGAACATATATTACCGGCTGTCAAAACGTTTCTTCCTCTGTACAAGGAAGCCATGTTTTACCGGCCAATGCTTCAATCAGCACCAATTGGACAGCAGAACTCAGAAGGTTTGCAAATAGTGCTTGTAATAACAACCCATCAATCACCTCTCAAAAATTTTCTGTTGTCGTCGCTCCGTCGGTCTGCGGTAATGGTTTGACGGAATCCGGAGAAACTTGCGATGATGCCAATATACATGACAATGATGGTTGTTCTTCAACCTGTTCCGCCGAAAGCGGCTTTAATTGTAATGGAAGTCCGAGTGTTTGTACTACCACCTGTGGCGACGGAATAATTGCCGGCAGTGAACAATGTGAAGCTGGTCAATGTTGTAACCCTTTAACCTGTCATTATGTTTCTCCCTCCATCCAATGCCGGGCTCAAACCGGTATTTGTGATACCCCGGAATACTGTTCCGGTTCAAATGGTTTATGTCCCGCCGACTCCAACCTTTCCGAAGGTAATTCCTGCGGTGTTGGCATGCAGTGCCTCGTCGGCATTTGTTCAGAAGTTGATACCGACCAAGACGGCGAACCGGATGTTGGCGATTGTGCCCCTTTCGACCCCAACATCTTTCCCGACGCTACTGAAATCTGTGATGGTATCGACAACAACTGTGATTCCAAAATAGATGAGGGTGAAACTTTTGTATATTACAAAGATAACGATAATGATGGTTTTGGCGATTTTTCAACTACCATTGAATCCTGTTCTCCTCCGGTTGGTTATGTTGACAATAAACTTGATTGCAACGACACCAATTCCTCTATTAGTCCGATTGCCAGCGAAGTCGTTGGAGACGGAATTGATCAAAATTGTGACGGTGAGGAGCTTTGTTTTACCGATACCGACAATGACGGTTACCGTACCGAAAATACTCTGCGAAGCTCTGATCTCGACTGCAGCGACTCCACGGAGGCCTATCCTACGCAGCCGGCTCTTGATTGTCAGGATACCGAAAACCAAGTCTATCCGGGCGCCACAGAAATCCCCGATGATTCCATCGATCAGGATTGTAGTGGTTCTGATACTGTTACCTGTTATTACGACAGTGATCAGGATGGGCATGGTTCTACCAACGCCGTTATCTCCACCGATGGCAAGTGTCTCCCCGATAGATTTGAGTCTGCAAACGACCAGGATTGCGACGATGACGATGTCAAGATTTCTCCGGCTGCCCTAGAAATTTGTGACGGTATAGACAATAATTGCGACAGTATAATCGACGAAGGATGTGAAGTTTGTGGCAATAATATAGTCGAAGGTAACGAACAATGTGATGATGGTAATCTGAACAACTATGATTTTTGTAACAGTAGTTGTCAAAAAATTCCCGATGCCGATGGTGACGGTTTTGCCGGCAACGATTGCAATGATTCCGTCGCCTCCATTTATCCTGGAGCTACCGAAATAGTTGGTGATGGAACAGATCAAAATTGTGATGGCCAAGAGATGTGTTATGTCGACGTTGATAACGACGGTTACCGGACTAGTTCCCAAGTAAACAGTAGCGATTTCGATTGTAACGACTCTGGCGAAGCCTCATCATCCGATCCTTCGGGTGATTGTAACGATGCTAATTCCACTATTAATCCCGGTGCCGCCGAAATTTGTGATGGAAAAGATAATAATTGCAACGGTTCAACCGATGAAGGTAATCCGGGCGGAAACATTTCTTGCTCAACCGGTTTACCTGGGATTTGTAGTGCCGGAGCGACGCAATGCGTTGCCGGAGTTATTTCTTGTATTCAATCAAGCCAGCCCTCACCAGAAATTTGTGACGGAAAAGATAACGATTGTGATAACTCATTTGACGAAGATGTAAAAACAACTTTTTATCAGGATCTTGATGCTGACAGATACGGGAATTCATTAATAAATACTCAATCGTGTATTGCTCCGGTTGGATATGTCAGCGACCCCACCGATTGTAATGATCTAGATGCGGCAACCCATCCTGGTGCCATAGAAATATGTGACGGAATTGATAATGACTGTGATCAGCAAACAGACGAAGATTGCGGTTCTATTTGCGGAAATGCCATTATAGAAACCGGTGAAACTTGCGATGATGGCAACCTCCAAAATGGTGATGGGTGCAGTTCTACCTGCCAACCCGAATTGTGCAATCCCGGCTGTCCCTCCTCGTGGATTGGCGATCAGTATTGTGACGATTCGTGCAATGTAGAAGCCTGTAGTTTTGATGGCGGTGATTGCGGCGAAACACAATGCTCTGACGGTATTGATAATGATGGTGACGTATCCGTTGATTGCGCCGATTCTGATTGTTCCAATGATCCGATTTGCGCTACCCCGACAAATACTCCGACCCCAACCTCAACCCCGACTCCCGGTCAGTGTAATCCCGGGTGTTTCTCGGTTTGGATT
This window encodes:
- a CDS encoding MopE-related protein is translated as MVKLINYRLYKKTMAFFSLFSLFFQTFLPFTYFDTKGIFAVDPEPTPIVQQSPTPISQEQFQEPTSVPTEPTAVPTEVLSPTAQPTVEPTLEPTSAPTVTPTEIEAPTGIPVPTPTVVVIDVTSSPIPPVVEPTTEVTDPVETPTITAVVEQVCLTDQVVRDSVDSDWNRNDTTGISETTGKVQLGVRYLFPQENKVSVLFTCLPKDESLRTSLKIQQIKASDLKLPQGINPATEYAYDITTGMNDGVFKYDITLPKAEGQSTDISYIEKSPQDATTNPISLSEVKQIENNVTQQGSELIKATNVDHFTIILATKASDFTTNKSTYAQGETVYVKATVSGGDSNKYYRLAILSPSAVRTYITGCQNVSSSVQGSHVLPANASISTNWTAELRRFANSACNNNPSITSQKFSVVVAPSVCGNGLTESGETCDDANIHDNDGCSSTCSAESGFNCNGSPSVCTTTCGDGIIAGSEQCEAGQCCNPLTCHYVSPSIQCRAQTGICDTPEYCSGSNGLCPADSNLSEGNSCGVGMQCLVGICSEVDTDQDGEPDVGDCAPFDPNIFPDATEICDGIDNNCDSKIDEGETFVYYKDNDNDGFGDFSTTIESCSPPVGYVDNKLDCNDTNSSISPIASEVVGDGIDQNCDGEELCFTDTDNDGYRTENTLRSSDLDCSDSTEAYPTQPALDCQDTENQVYPGATEIPDDSIDQDCSGSDTVTCYYDSDQDGHGSTNAVISTDGKCLPDRFESANDQDCDDDDVKISPAALEICDGIDNNCDSIIDEGCEVCGNNIVEGNEQCDDGNLNNYDFCNSSCQKIPDADGDGFAGNDCNDSVASIYPGATEIVGDGTDQNCDGQEMCYVDVDNDGYRTSSQVNSSDFDCNDSGEASSSDPSGDCNDANSTINPGAAEICDGKDNNCNGSTDEGNPGGNISCSTGLPGICSAGATQCVAGVISCIQSSQPSPEICDGKDNDCDNSFDEDVKTTFYQDLDADRYGNSLINTQSCIAPVGYVSDPTDCNDLDAATHPGAIEICDGIDNDCDQQTDEDCGSICGNAIIETGETCDDGNLQNGDGCSSTCQPELCNPGCPSSWIGDQYCDDSCNVEACSFDGGDCGETQCSDGIDNDGDVSVDCADSDCSNDPICATPTNTPTPTSTPTPGQCNPGCFSVWI